The following proteins are encoded in a genomic region of Nocardioides renjunii:
- a CDS encoding DinB family protein has translation MSLPESPAARHEAVAGEFSRLVDRTTDWAAPAPVDGWTALDVVEHLVTWFPGFLAGGGVELPSGPPVADDPAAAWHHQAGAVQALVEERGEEEFSHPRAGTHPVGDAVDRFYTADVFMHSWDLARATDQEPRLDQDVAGQMLEGMRPIEAMLRDSGQYGPAVPVPDDAAPVEQLMGFVGRDPAWRPPARGTS, from the coding sequence ATGTCGCTGCCCGAGTCCCCGGCCGCCCGGCACGAGGCGGTGGCCGGGGAGTTCTCCCGGCTGGTGGATCGGACGACCGACTGGGCGGCGCCCGCGCCGGTCGACGGCTGGACGGCCCTCGACGTCGTCGAGCACCTCGTCACGTGGTTCCCCGGGTTCCTGGCCGGAGGTGGTGTGGAGCTGCCGTCCGGCCCGCCGGTCGCCGACGACCCCGCTGCCGCCTGGCACCACCAGGCCGGCGCCGTCCAGGCGCTCGTCGAGGAGCGCGGCGAGGAGGAGTTCAGCCACCCCCGCGCCGGCACGCACCCGGTCGGGGATGCGGTCGACCGGTTCTACACCGCCGACGTCTTCATGCACTCGTGGGACCTCGCCCGCGCGACCGACCAGGAGCCGCGGCTCGACCAGGACGTCGCCGGGCAGATGCTGGAGGGGATGCGGCCCATCGAGGCGATGCTCCGCGACTCGGGGCAGTACGGCCCCGCGGTGCCCGTGCCCGACGACGCGGCCCCCGTCGAGCAGCTGATGGGCTTCGTCGGCCGCGACCCGGCATGGCGCCCGCCCGCGAGAGGCACGTCGTGA
- the rpsK gene encoding 30S ribosomal protein S11 has product MPPKSRATKVRRKEKKNVAQGEAHIKSTFNNTIVTITDPTGAVISWASAGTVGFKGSRKSTPFAAQMAAEAAGRRAMDHGMKKIDVFVKGPGSGRETAIRSLGAIGLEVGTIQDVTPTPHNGCRPPKRRRV; this is encoded by the coding sequence ATGCCTCCCAAGAGCCGCGCGACGAAGGTCCGCCGCAAGGAGAAGAAGAACGTCGCTCAGGGCGAAGCCCACATCAAGAGCACGTTCAACAACACGATCGTCACCATCACCGACCCGACCGGCGCCGTCATCTCGTGGGCCTCCGCCGGCACCGTCGGCTTCAAGGGCTCGCGCAAGTCGACCCCGTTCGCCGCGCAGATGGCCGCCGAGGCCGCCGGCCGTCGGGCGATGGACCACGGCATGAAGAAGATCGACGTCTTCGTCAAGGGCCCGGGCTCGGGCCGCGAGACCGCCATCCGGTCGCTGGGTGCCATCGGCCTCGAGGTCGGCACCATCCAGGACGTCACGCCCACTCCCCACAACGGATGCCGGCCGCCCAAGCGCCGCCGCGTCTGA
- a CDS encoding AAA family ATPase, whose amino-acid sequence MTISPEQAEWFRSTFDQLTDNMEKAVLGKRHVVRLALTCLLSEGHVLLEDFPGTGKTMLARALANTVQGSHARIQFTPDLLPSDVTGVTVYDQHKGTFEFHPGPIFHTIVLADEINRASPKTQSALLEVMEEGRVTVDGVAHPVGKPFLVIATQNPIEQAGTYRLPEAQLDRFLMKTSVGYPDRQATVELLNNAAVRDRAALVTPVITAATIAQMSGLADQVYVDPAVIGYVAELAEESRRQPHVKLGLSPRGCLALVRVAKTWAAADGRDHVVPDDIKDLAEPVLSHRLLLDAEAQFSGVDVQTVISRLLDAVAPPTDRVGV is encoded by the coding sequence ATGACGATCAGCCCCGAACAGGCCGAGTGGTTCAGGTCCACCTTCGACCAGCTCACCGACAACATGGAGAAGGCGGTCCTCGGCAAGCGTCACGTCGTACGCCTGGCGCTGACCTGCCTGCTCTCGGAGGGCCACGTCCTGCTCGAGGACTTCCCCGGGACCGGCAAGACGATGCTCGCGCGGGCCCTCGCCAACACCGTGCAGGGCAGCCACGCCCGCATCCAGTTCACCCCCGACCTGCTGCCCTCCGACGTCACCGGCGTGACCGTCTACGACCAGCACAAGGGCACGTTCGAGTTCCACCCGGGCCCGATCTTCCACACCATCGTCCTCGCCGACGAGATCAACCGGGCCTCGCCCAAGACGCAGTCCGCGCTGCTCGAGGTGATGGAGGAGGGCCGCGTCACCGTCGACGGCGTCGCCCACCCGGTCGGCAAGCCGTTCCTGGTCATCGCCACCCAGAACCCCATCGAGCAGGCCGGCACCTACCGCCTCCCCGAGGCGCAGCTCGACCGCTTCCTCATGAAGACGTCGGTCGGCTACCCCGACCGGCAGGCCACCGTCGAGCTGCTCAACAACGCCGCCGTGCGCGACCGGGCCGCGCTGGTGACCCCCGTGATCACCGCCGCGACCATCGCCCAGATGAGCGGCCTGGCCGACCAGGTCTACGTCGACCCGGCCGTCATCGGCTACGTCGCCGAGCTGGCCGAGGAGTCGCGCCGCCAGCCCCACGTGAAGCTCGGCCTGTCGCCGCGCGGCTGCCTGGCCCTCGTCCGCGTCGCCAAGACGTGGGCCGCTGCCGACGGGCGCGACCACGTCGTCCCCGACGACATCAAGGACCTGGCCGAGCCGGTGCTCTCGCACCGCCTGCTGCTCGACGCCGAGGCGCAGTTCAGCGGCGTGGACGTGCAGACGGTCATCTCGCGCCTGCTCGACGCCGTGGCACCCCCGACCGACCGCGTGGGGGTCTGA
- the rpmJ gene encoding 50S ribosomal protein L36 produces the protein MKVNPSVKPICDKCKVIRRHGRVMVICENPRHKQRQG, from the coding sequence ATGAAGGTCAACCCCAGCGTCAAGCCCATCTGTGACAAGTGCAAGGTCATCCGCCGTCACGGCCGGGTCATGGTCATCTGCGAGAACCCCCGCCACAAGCAGCGGCAAGGGTGA
- the rplQ gene encoding 50S ribosomal protein L17 yields the protein MPKPKKGPRLGGSPAHQRLMLSNLATALFEHGRITTTETRARLLRPVAEKLITKAKRGDLHNRREVLKTIRDKSVVHTLFTEIAPTFAERPGGYTRITKIGPRKGDNAPMAVIELVTEAYSPKAPSDRKTQAAAAPVAAEPAPAEAAPTEVEAENVDGETEVVAVEPQAEGDAAEVETADTASESTEESTEEPAAEADAEDETKA from the coding sequence ATGCCCAAGCCCAAGAAGGGTCCCCGCCTCGGCGGTAGCCCGGCCCACCAGCGCCTGATGCTCTCGAACCTGGCCACCGCCCTGTTCGAGCACGGCCGGATCACCACCACCGAGACCCGGGCGCGCCTGCTGCGCCCGGTCGCGGAGAAGCTGATCACCAAGGCCAAGCGGGGCGACCTGCACAACCGTCGCGAGGTCCTCAAGACCATCCGCGACAAGTCGGTCGTCCACACACTGTTCACCGAGATCGCGCCGACGTTCGCCGAGCGTCCCGGTGGCTACACCCGCATCACCAAGATCGGCCCCCGCAAGGGCGACAACGCCCCCATGGCGGTCATCGAGCTGGTGACCGAGGCCTACAGCCCGAAGGCCCCGTCGGACAGGAAGACCCAGGCCGCGGCCGCTCCGGTTGCTGCTGAGCCTGCCCCGGCCGAGGCCGCCCCGACCGAGGTCGAGGCGGAGAACGTCGACGGCGAGACCGAGGTCGTGGCCGTCGAGCCGCAGGCCGAGGGCGACGCCGCCGAGGTCGAGACCGCGGACACCGCGTCCGAGTCCACCGAGGAGTCGACCGAGGAGCCGGCCGCCGAGGCCGACGCCGAGGACGAGACCAAGGCCTGA
- a CDS encoding DNA-directed RNA polymerase subunit alpha, translating into MLIAQRPTLTEETVDEFRSRFVIEPLEPGFGYTLGNSLRRTLLSSIPGASVTSIKVDSVLHEFSTIEGVTEDMTEIILNLKGIVVSSEHDEPVVMYLRKSGAGDVTAADITPPAGVEVHNPELKIATLSDKGKLEMELVVERGRGYVSSVQNKGADNEIGRMPVDSIYSPVLKVTYKVEATRVEQRTDFDKLVIDVETKPSIRPRDAIASAGKTLVELFGLARELNVEAEGIDIGPSPVDEQLAADLALPVEDLQLTVRSYNCLKREGIHTVGELISRSEQDLLDIRNFGAKSIDEVKAKLVEMGLSLKDSAPGFDPHAALAAYGDDDDDAFIEDEQL; encoded by the coding sequence GTGCTTATTGCTCAGCGCCCGACCCTCACGGAAGAGACCGTCGACGAGTTCCGCTCGCGGTTCGTCATCGAGCCGCTGGAGCCGGGCTTCGGCTACACGCTCGGCAACTCCCTGCGGCGTACGCTCCTCAGCTCGATCCCGGGTGCCTCGGTCACGAGCATCAAGGTCGACTCCGTCCTCCACGAGTTCTCGACCATCGAGGGCGTCACCGAGGACATGACCGAGATCATCCTCAACCTCAAGGGCATCGTGGTGTCCTCCGAGCACGACGAGCCGGTCGTGATGTACCTGCGCAAGTCCGGTGCCGGTGACGTCACCGCCGCCGACATCACCCCGCCCGCCGGTGTCGAGGTGCACAACCCCGAGCTGAAGATCGCCACGCTGTCCGACAAGGGCAAGCTGGAGATGGAGCTCGTCGTCGAGCGCGGCCGCGGCTACGTCTCCTCGGTGCAGAACAAGGGCGCCGACAACGAGATCGGCCGCATGCCGGTCGACTCGATCTACAGCCCCGTGCTGAAGGTGACCTACAAGGTCGAGGCGACGCGTGTCGAGCAGCGCACCGACTTCGACAAGCTCGTCATCGACGTCGAGACCAAGCCGTCGATCCGTCCCCGCGACGCGATCGCCTCGGCCGGCAAGACGCTCGTCGAGCTGTTCGGCCTGGCCCGTGAGCTCAACGTCGAGGCCGAGGGCATCGACATCGGCCCGTCGCCGGTCGACGAGCAGCTCGCCGCCGACCTGGCCCTGCCGGTCGAGGACCTGCAGCTCACGGTCCGCAGCTACAACTGCCTCAAGCGCGAGGGCATCCACACCGTGGGTGAGCTCATCTCCCGCTCGGAGCAGGACCTGCTCGACATCCGCAACTTCGGCGCCAAGTCCATCGACGAGGTGAAGGCCAAGCTCGTCGAGATGGGCCTCTCGCTCAAGGACAGCGCGCCCGGCTTCGACCCGCACGCCGCCCTCGCCGCCTACGGCGACGACGACGACGACGCGTTCATCGAGGACGAGCAGCTCTGA
- the infA gene encoding translation initiation factor IF-1 has product MPKKEGVIEIEGTVVEALPNAMFRVELANGHKVLAHISGKMRQHYIRILPEDRVVVELSPYDLTRGRIVYRYK; this is encoded by the coding sequence ATGCCGAAGAAAGAAGGCGTGATCGAGATCGAGGGCACCGTCGTGGAGGCCCTTCCCAACGCCATGTTCCGTGTGGAGCTCGCCAACGGACACAAGGTGCTCGCCCACATCAGCGGCAAGATGCGCCAGCACTACATCCGGATCCTCCCCGAGGACCGCGTGGTGGTGGAGCTCTCGCCCTACGACCTCACCAGGGGTCGGATCGTCTACCGCTACAAGTGA
- a CDS encoding dihydrofolate reductase family protein: MSRVVLHAVVSVDGFVADPHDDPGPLFDWYFNGDQPLTAQDMADPAPGGLRVSRTSYDYVRPEWDATGCMVIGRRLFDITDGWEGRPPTGDHVVVVSHRSRPDGWHPEASYHFVDDVTAALRTAQELAGDGTVAVAAGDVGGQALALGLVDEVAMDVAPVVLGTGKRFFGSLEAQQLLEDPHVVIQGDRVLHLRFRVRR, translated from the coding sequence GTGAGCAGGGTGGTGCTGCACGCGGTCGTCTCGGTGGACGGCTTCGTCGCCGACCCCCACGACGATCCCGGCCCCCTGTTCGACTGGTACTTCAACGGCGACCAGCCCCTGACCGCGCAGGACATGGCCGATCCCGCGCCGGGCGGTCTGCGGGTGTCCCGGACGTCGTACGACTACGTCAGGCCCGAGTGGGACGCCACCGGGTGCATGGTGATCGGCCGACGGCTCTTCGACATCACCGACGGGTGGGAGGGCCGGCCACCGACCGGCGACCACGTGGTCGTGGTCTCCCACCGCTCCAGGCCCGACGGCTGGCACCCGGAGGCGTCCTACCACTTCGTCGACGACGTGACCGCCGCCCTCCGCACGGCGCAGGAGCTCGCCGGCGACGGGACGGTCGCGGTGGCAGCGGGCGACGTGGGTGGGCAGGCACTCGCCCTCGGCCTGGTCGACGAGGTGGCGATGGACGTCGCACCCGTCGTGCTGGGCACGGGCAAGCGGTTCTTCGGCTCGCTCGAGGCCCAGCAGCTGCTCGAGGACCCGCACGTCGTCATCCAGGGCGACCGGGTGCTGCACCTGCGGTTCCGCGTCCGCCGCTGA
- a CDS encoding ketopantoate reductase family protein — protein MEYVVYGAGAVGGVIGGHLHLAGRGVTLVARGEHLAAIRAGGLVLDAGDGRHRIDAPATDTAAEVAWTDDTVVLLAVKSHQAAAALADLRAHAPADTAVVCATNGIATELATLRLFARTYAVCVMLPATHLEPGVVVAGCHPTTAILDIGRIPHGTDATTAAVAADLHAAGIASEERADIMAWKRRKLLLNLGNGVDASFAQDEAADELAERAVAEGERVLAAAGVSLVTAEEDRERRGSVLQRRTDLERRGGSTWQSLTRGTGDSEIDYLGGEIVLQGRLLGLPTPVNEAVVAATRHLARTGGEPRSLQASDVLARL, from the coding sequence ATGGAGTACGTCGTCTACGGAGCCGGTGCCGTCGGTGGGGTCATCGGCGGGCACCTCCACCTCGCGGGCCGCGGGGTCACGCTGGTCGCCCGCGGTGAGCACCTCGCCGCCATCCGTGCAGGCGGACTGGTGCTCGACGCCGGCGACGGCCGGCACCGCATCGACGCGCCGGCCACCGACACCGCCGCCGAGGTCGCGTGGACCGACGACACCGTGGTGCTCCTGGCGGTGAAGTCCCACCAGGCCGCCGCGGCGCTCGCCGACCTGCGCGCGCACGCGCCCGCGGACACAGCCGTCGTCTGCGCCACCAACGGCATCGCCACCGAGCTCGCCACGCTCCGGCTCTTCGCGCGGACGTACGCCGTGTGCGTGATGCTCCCCGCCACGCACCTCGAGCCGGGCGTCGTGGTGGCGGGCTGCCACCCGACGACGGCCATCCTCGACATCGGCCGCATCCCGCACGGCACGGACGCCACCACCGCGGCCGTGGCGGCCGACCTCCACGCCGCCGGCATCGCCTCGGAGGAGCGCGCCGACATCATGGCGTGGAAGCGGCGCAAGCTCCTGCTCAACCTCGGCAACGGTGTCGACGCCTCCTTCGCCCAGGACGAGGCCGCCGACGAGCTCGCCGAGCGGGCGGTCGCCGAGGGCGAGCGCGTGCTCGCCGCCGCCGGCGTCAGCCTGGTCACCGCCGAGGAGGACCGGGAGCGGCGCGGGTCGGTCCTGCAGCGACGCACCGACCTCGAGCGCCGCGGCGGGTCCACCTGGCAGAGCCTCACCCGCGGCACCGGTGACTCCGAGATCGACTACCTCGGCGGAGAGATCGTCCTGCAGGGCCGCCTGCTCGGCCTCCCCACCCCGGTCAACGAGGCCGTCGTCGCCGCCACCCGGCACCTCGCCCGCACCGGCGGCGAGCCCCGCAGCCTGCAGGCCTCGGACGTCCTCGCCCGCCTCTGA
- the rpsM gene encoding 30S ribosomal protein S13 has product MARLVGVDLPRDKRIEIALTYIYGIGRTRAQQLLAATGVDPNARVHTLGDEELVKLRDEIEASFKIEGDLRREVQADIRRKIEIGSYQGRRHRMGLPVRGQRTKTNARTRKGPKRTVAGKKKAK; this is encoded by the coding sequence ATGGCACGCCTCGTTGGTGTCGACCTCCCGCGCGACAAGCGCATCGAGATCGCGCTCACCTACATCTACGGCATCGGCCGTACCCGCGCCCAGCAGCTCCTGGCTGCCACCGGCGTCGACCCGAACGCCCGGGTCCACACGCTCGGTGACGAGGAGCTGGTCAAGCTTCGCGACGAGATCGAAGCCAGCTTCAAGATCGAGGGTGACCTCCGACGTGAGGTTCAGGCGGACATCCGCCGCAAGATCGAGATCGGCAGCTACCAGGGTCGCCGCCACCGCATGGGCCTCCCGGTCCGCGGCCAGCGCACCAAGACCAACGCGCGCACCCGCAAGGGCCCCAAGCGCACCGTCGCCGGCAAGAAGAAGGCGAAGTGA
- the rpsD gene encoding 30S ribosomal protein S4, which yields MARYTGPMTRKSRRLGVDLVGGDAAFEKRPYAPGQHGRGRIKESEYLLQLREKQKARFTYGVMEKQFVRYYKEASRRQGKTGDNLLQLLECRLDNVVYRAGFARTRRQARQLVVHGHFLVNGKKVDIPSFQVTDHDIIDVREKSLELTPLIVARETHGERVVPAWMEVIPSRMRVLVHQVPVRAQIDVPVQEQLIVEYYSKK from the coding sequence ATGGCCCGCTACACCGGTCCCATGACCCGCAAGTCGCGCCGTCTCGGTGTCGACCTCGTCGGTGGCGACGCTGCCTTCGAGAAGCGTCCGTACGCCCCCGGCCAGCACGGCCGCGGTCGCATCAAGGAGTCCGAGTACCTGCTGCAGCTCCGTGAGAAGCAGAAGGCTCGCTTCACCTACGGCGTGATGGAGAAGCAGTTCGTCCGCTACTACAAGGAAGCCAGCCGCCGCCAGGGCAAGACCGGCGACAACCTGCTGCAGCTGCTCGAGTGCCGCCTCGACAACGTGGTCTACCGCGCCGGCTTCGCCCGTACGCGTCGCCAGGCCCGCCAGCTCGTCGTGCACGGCCACTTCCTGGTCAACGGCAAGAAGGTCGACATCCCGTCCTTCCAGGTCACCGACCACGACATCATCGACGTGCGCGAGAAGTCGCTCGAGCTGACCCCGCTGATCGTGGCTCGCGAGACCCACGGCGAGCGCGTCGTCCCCGCGTGGATGGAGGTCATCCCGTCGCGGATGCGCGTCCTCGTCCACCAGGTCCCGGTCCGCGCGCAGATCGACGTGCCGGTCCAGGAGCAGCTCATCGTGGAGTACTACTCCAAGAAGTGA
- a CDS encoding DUF58 domain-containing protein, which translates to MRQRLNDALEVIKPIGWLILGLGLGALLVASVTLWRELAVLGCACLALLVLALPFLVGRTSVSVDLRLQPERVAAGESVAAGVIVVNRASSRLVPTTLEVPVGSAIHRYGISSLAPSATHEESFTIRTERRGVIPVGPAMTRRGDPVGIFSRDVVWTPVREVLVRPHLVPMESLGAGLLRDLEGVSTDAVSQSDLAFHALREYVPGDDLRHIHWRSSAKVMASTGESSLLVRQYLDTRRSHATIVVDDRLSAWADPEDFETAMAVAASIAVRAVLDEFDVSFVCGASASSGSDGHLALDAVCRAETGERGLVESGRQASMLAPDTSLAFFVSGSEAPFTDLLRSAAAFPPEVRRFAIVVDPAGNSRVTETGGLPVLHLAAKEDLGGLLRWSVR; encoded by the coding sequence ATGAGGCAGCGGTTGAACGATGCGCTCGAGGTGATCAAGCCGATCGGCTGGTTGATCCTCGGGCTCGGCCTGGGTGCGCTCCTGGTCGCCAGCGTCACGCTGTGGCGTGAGCTGGCCGTCCTCGGCTGCGCCTGCCTGGCCCTGCTCGTCCTCGCCCTGCCCTTCCTCGTCGGCCGCACCTCCGTCTCCGTCGACCTGCGGCTCCAGCCCGAGCGGGTCGCGGCGGGGGAGTCCGTGGCCGCCGGCGTCATCGTCGTCAACCGCGCCTCCTCCCGCCTGGTCCCCACCACGCTCGAGGTGCCGGTCGGCTCCGCGATCCACCGCTACGGCATCAGCTCCCTGGCGCCGAGCGCCACCCACGAGGAGTCGTTCACCATCCGCACGGAGCGGCGCGGTGTCATCCCGGTCGGCCCGGCGATGACCCGGCGCGGCGACCCCGTCGGGATCTTCTCCCGCGACGTGGTGTGGACGCCGGTGCGCGAGGTGCTGGTGCGCCCGCACCTCGTGCCGATGGAGTCGCTGGGCGCCGGCCTGCTGCGCGATCTCGAGGGCGTCTCGACCGACGCCGTCAGCCAGAGCGACCTCGCCTTCCACGCGCTGCGCGAGTACGTCCCCGGCGACGACCTGCGCCACATCCACTGGCGCTCCTCGGCCAAGGTGATGGCCTCGACGGGTGAGTCGTCGTTGCTGGTGCGCCAGTACCTCGACACCCGGCGCAGCCACGCCACGATCGTGGTCGACGACCGGCTCTCCGCCTGGGCCGACCCCGAGGACTTCGAGACCGCGATGGCGGTCGCCGCCTCCATCGCCGTCCGCGCCGTGCTCGACGAGTTCGACGTCTCGTTCGTCTGCGGCGCCTCCGCCTCGTCGGGCTCCGACGGCCACCTCGCGCTCGACGCGGTCTGCCGTGCCGAGACGGGCGAGCGCGGGCTGGTCGAGTCGGGCCGGCAGGCCAGCATGCTCGCGCCCGACACCAGCCTCGCCTTCTTCGTCAGCGGCAGCGAGGCGCCGTTCACCGACCTGCTCCGCTCGGCCGCGGCGTTCCCGCCCGAGGTGCGCCGCTTCGCCATCGTCGTCGACCCGGCGGGCAACAGCCGGGTCACCGAGACCGGCGGTCTGCCGGTCCTGCACCTGGCCGCCAAGGAGGACCTCGGCGGCCTCCTGCGCTGGAGCGTGCGATGA
- a CDS encoding transglutaminase-like domain-containing protein: MSPSTRAASRHAARERGPGSGSTGTRTRVRPHALLPDRHTWTDIGFTLVLAAVVLSSFGTSFTGSTYLVVGMLGAVIAVVVTHLTRAAGWPIVSAVVICLVLFFLLGGPLCLRSLGDTSFLPGASTLGRVADQAVFGWKDLLTTLPPIDGEGPLLVLPWMAGMLAGLVGLALAGLPVRRAWLAAALPVIGMTVVLSGAIVLGVRRPQSLVVQGAVFAALSLAWLALRARRASASVQGGSTSWLRGAGALAMLALAAGVALPASGVIAGDEDRRAVARNWVEPPFDIGRYPSPLAGFRKYVDLKGRTDPTNVYDKTLLDVDGVPAGTLVRFAAMDRYDGMVWGATDNALPGPADDSFQRVSSTIDNPVDGEEVDVTITLGEGWSGVWLPTVGALRSMSFETADARAKAEVFRYNLATSTAVVPTGLQPGDRYTFTAVEPDDELTEETVGSAEPTVLSPAAAFIQQPTEKWTEGAGTDPMDRVLAAAEHLRSEGKYSDGVGRTERVYVAGHSSWRLSDEFVNAPQIVGNDEQYAATMALIANEIGVPARVVLGAVVPEGGRVTGKEVAAWVELRAADGSWRTLPTESFTPITPPADQVPETNTPMSGTVIPPPNPIPPPSDAGEQSDADLKERRATRKKAEQDEEDGLIPDVPGWFGVVLTYVGVPLLVVALLLGAVVGIKAWRRHRRRSADSASARFVGAWRELVDHARDLGQVVPLGPSVTRREQSAGIVSGQAGALARRADSFVFGPRTPEVASATTYWESVDAERRAMSREVGRWQRVRAAVSLRSLRPGGRGQAAAAAPSATGTAADGAADAAAGGQADGAGEPRHTPGRAARLRRLADWRSRGTPD; this comes from the coding sequence ATGAGCCCGTCGACCCGCGCGGCCTCCCGCCACGCCGCCCGGGAGCGCGGTCCCGGCTCCGGCAGCACCGGCACCCGCACCCGCGTACGCCCCCACGCGCTGCTGCCCGACCGGCACACCTGGACCGACATCGGCTTCACGCTCGTGCTGGCCGCGGTGGTGCTGAGCTCGTTCGGCACCTCGTTCACCGGCTCGACCTACCTCGTCGTCGGCATGCTCGGCGCGGTCATCGCGGTCGTCGTCACCCACCTCACCCGTGCGGCCGGCTGGCCGATCGTCTCGGCCGTGGTCATCTGCCTGGTGCTCTTCTTCTTGCTCGGCGGGCCGCTGTGCCTGCGCTCGCTGGGCGACACGTCGTTCCTCCCCGGCGCGTCCACGCTGGGCCGGGTGGCCGACCAGGCGGTGTTCGGGTGGAAGGACCTGCTCACGACGCTGCCCCCGATCGACGGCGAGGGCCCGCTCCTCGTGCTCCCGTGGATGGCCGGGATGCTCGCCGGGCTGGTCGGCCTCGCGCTCGCCGGGCTGCCGGTGCGCCGCGCCTGGCTCGCCGCCGCGCTCCCGGTCATCGGCATGACGGTCGTCCTGTCCGGCGCGATCGTGCTGGGTGTGCGCCGTCCCCAGTCACTGGTGGTGCAGGGGGCCGTGTTCGCCGCGCTGTCGCTGGCCTGGCTCGCGCTGCGGGCGCGTCGCGCCAGCGCGTCGGTGCAGGGCGGCAGCACCTCCTGGCTCCGCGGCGCCGGCGCCCTGGCGATGCTGGCGCTGGCCGCCGGCGTCGCCCTGCCCGCCAGCGGTGTCATCGCCGGCGACGAGGACCGCCGGGCGGTGGCCCGCAACTGGGTCGAGCCGCCCTTCGACATCGGCCGCTACCCCTCGCCGCTGGCCGGGTTCCGCAAGTACGTCGACCTCAAGGGCCGCACCGACCCGACCAACGTCTACGACAAGACGCTGCTCGACGTCGACGGCGTGCCGGCCGGCACCCTCGTCCGCTTCGCGGCCATGGACCGCTACGACGGCATGGTGTGGGGCGCGACCGACAACGCCCTCCCGGGCCCGGCCGACGACTCCTTCCAGCGCGTCTCCTCCACCATCGACAACCCCGTCGACGGTGAGGAGGTGGACGTCACGATCACCCTCGGCGAGGGCTGGAGCGGTGTCTGGCTGCCCACGGTCGGGGCGCTGCGGTCGATGTCCTTCGAGACCGCCGACGCGCGCGCCAAGGCCGAGGTCTTCCGCTACAACCTGGCCACCTCGACGGCGGTGGTCCCCACCGGGCTGCAGCCCGGCGACCGCTACACCTTCACCGCGGTCGAGCCCGACGACGAGCTGACCGAGGAGACGGTCGGCTCGGCCGAGCCGACCGTCCTGTCCCCGGCGGCCGCCTTCATCCAGCAGCCGACGGAGAAGTGGACCGAGGGCGCCGGCACCGACCCCATGGACCGGGTGCTGGCCGCCGCCGAGCACCTGCGGAGCGAGGGCAAGTACTCCGACGGCGTCGGACGCACCGAGCGCGTCTACGTCGCCGGGCACAGTTCCTGGCGGCTCTCCGACGAGTTCGTCAACGCCCCGCAGATCGTCGGCAACGACGAGCAGTACGCCGCCACGATGGCGCTGATCGCCAACGAGATCGGCGTACCCGCCCGCGTCGTCCTCGGTGCGGTCGTGCCCGAGGGCGGCCGCGTCACCGGCAAGGAGGTCGCGGCGTGGGTCGAGCTCCGCGCCGCAGACGGCTCGTGGCGCACCCTGCCGACCGAGTCGTTCACGCCGATCACACCACCCGCGGACCAGGTCCCCGAGACCAACACCCCGATGTCCGGCACCGTCATCCCTCCGCCCAACCCCATCCCGCCGCCGTCGGACGCGGGGGAGCAGAGCGACGCCGACCTCAAGGAGCGCAGGGCCACCCGCAAGAAGGCCGAGCAGGACGAGGAGGACGGGCTGATCCCGGACGTGCCGGGGTGGTTCGGGGTCGTGCTGACCTACGTCGGCGTGCCGCTGCTGGTGGTCGCGCTGCTCCTCGGTGCCGTGGTCGGCATCAAGGCGTGGCGCCGGCACCGCCGCCGCAGCGCCGACTCCGCCTCGGCGCGCTTCGTGGGCGCGTGGCGCGAGCTGGTGGACCACGCCCGTGACCTCGGCCAGGTCGTGCCGCTGGGACCGAGCGTCACCCGTCGCGAGCAGTCCGCCGGCATCGTCTCCGGCCAGGCCGGCGCGCTGGCCCGTCGCGCGGACAGCTTCGTGTTCGGGCCCCGCACGCCCGAGGTGGCCTCCGCGACGACCTACTGGGAGTCGGTCGACGCCGAGCGCCGCGCCATGTCGCGCGAGGTCGGGCGGTGGCAGCGCGTCCGCGCCGCGGTCAGCCTCCGCTCGCTGCGCCCGGGCGGCCGGGGGCAGGCCGCCGCGGCCGCCCCGTCCGCCACTGGCACCGCTGCGGACGGGGCTGCGGACGCCGCTGCTGGGGGCCAGGCGGACGGCGCGGGGGAGCCACGGCACACGCCCGGCCGTGCCGCCCGGCTGCGCAGGCTCGCAGATTGGCGTTCTCGAGGGACGCCTGACTAA